In one Ananas comosus cultivar F153 linkage group 12, ASM154086v1, whole genome shotgun sequence genomic region, the following are encoded:
- the LOC109718661 gene encoding translocase of chloroplast 159, chloroplastic-like, giving the protein MASSSAPKLLIRAPLSSEDNDSPFSSDPDEMEEEEGFGTASEGDEHGDVPRGGAAPRGAAPPLAVWGSMPIAPVTLDEEDDEEAFEDSDGDGFSPVARVFIPDRSPALGEKGGALVDEGDGAVFETRVPVPAEGGDGVLGVEEEEATDFPFAKDESSDAAFAIESMNAEENEEGDETSTSIDSIDGDISVSDASQSNFGVGEFENSQSVDVGSLEKLAGANRGERDEDKVFGESSEQTFPSTVENTLDELNPLNDGASIGKSDALNRETVAAEGGETVLALEDSASSEGCIVGNGETDETLMTDTALNEDVNPGGNDDEGYECLNSDQLVGAPILESSEFAEQLLNESGEDYAQEIDGQGILDSDEDEEEEANEKQQVFDPDALAAALLKAATGSSITSQEACRIFSAEPEIEVSGKEKSLHDKVESIRVKFLRLVHRLGHSPKHFVAAQVLNRLTLADGIRTQMNRDSILESSQKKALQIEAEGKEDLDFCCSILLIGKSGVGKSATINSIFDGDKSKTDAFEPATNSVKVIAGIVDGVKIQIIDTPGLKPSLVDHSWNRRILLSIKKYVKKCSPDIVLYVDRLDIQTNDFNDLPLLKLISTTLGSSIWYNAVVALTHAASAPPEGPSGSPMSYEVFVAQKSIIVQQAIKLASGDFRLVNPAVLIENHPLCRRNTKGERVLPNGLKWRPELLLLCYTSKILSEADSLPKLPEKLFNFHHHSLPLPFLLSSLMKPRVHPKLLTDGTGEIGDLDTDLGDSSEVDQEQEEEDEYDKLPPFWPLSKAEIAKLTKKQRKAYFDEYDYRVKLLEKKQRKMLRRLAEMKKRGKSNDTDLPGEFYQDNAPPATVPDLLEEELPLSFDGDNPTYRYRFLDPTLGVMARPKRGIGWDHDCGYEGVIVEDSLALIDRFPAAISVDLTKDKKEFIIHLVSSISAKHGTNGSTLAGFDIQTFGQQLTYALRGETKFKNLKKNTTAGGISVTFLGENVATGVKLEDQLSIGKRVSLDLSAGAVRALSETAYAANLEVLLREKDNPIGQALSAVGLSLMSWRGDSAFGANLQSQFDVGRRSKMAVQVGLNNKLSGHITLRTTTSELSQIALVGILPIVISLLRCLRFSTTS; this is encoded by the coding sequence ATGGCGTCCTCCTCGGCCCCCAAGCTCCTCATACGCGCCCCGCTCTCCTCCGAGGACAACGACTCCCCCTTCTCCTCCGACCCCGAcgagatggaggaggaggaggggttcgGCACCGCCTCCGAGGGCGACGAGCATGGCGATGTcccccgcggcggcgccgctcCCCGGGGAGCGGCGCCACCCTTGGCGGTGTGGGGATCGATGCCGATCGCGCCCGTTACTTTGGACGAAGAAGATGACGAGGAGGCGTTCGAGGACAGCGACGGGGATGGGTTCTCTCCCGTGGCTAGGGTTTTTATCCCGGATCGAAGTCCCGCCTTGGGGGAGAAAGGCGGGGCCTTGGTTGACGAGGGAGATGGCGCGGTGTTCGAAACTAGGGTTCCGGTCCCCGCGGAGGGTGGAGATGGGGTTTTGGgcgtggaggaggaggaagcaaCTGATTTCCCATTCGCGAAAGATGAGAGCTCGGATGCCGCTTTTGCTATCGAGAGCATGAATGCGGAGGAGAACGAAGAAGGGGATGAGACTTCCACTTCCATTGATAGCATCGATGGGGATATCTCTGTAAGTGATGCTTCCCAATCAAATTTTGGTGTTGGTGAGTTTGAGAATAGTCAGAGTGTTGATGTCGGCTCTTTAGAGAAGCTTGCCGGTGCAAATCGTGGAGAGCGTGATGAAGATAAGGTGTTCGGTGAAAGTTCCGAACAAACTTTTCCGAGCACGGTAGAGAATACTCTGGATGAGCTTAATCCATTGAATGATGGTGCGAGCATTGGTAAAAGTGATGCTCTGAATCGAGAAACTGTTGCAGCAGAAGGTGGCGAAACAGTCTTGGCGCTTGAGGACTCGGCTTCATCGGAGGGCTGCATAGTTGGTAATGGAGAAACTGATGAGACTTTGATGACCGATACTGCGCTGAACGAAGATGTGAACCCTGGCGGCAACGATGATGAAGGATATGAATGTTTGAATTCCGACCAGCTTGTTGGTGCGCCCATCCTTGAGAGCTCTGAATTTGCCGAGCAGCTCTTGAACGAATCGGGAGAAGATTACGCGCAAGAGATTGACGGACAAGGCATTCTAGATTCGGATGAAGACGAAGAGGAGGAGGCCAATGAGAAGCAGCAAGTGTTCGATCCTGACGCCTTGGCTGCCGCACTTCTAAAGGCGGCAACTGGTTCCTCCATTACTTCTCAAGAAGCTTGTAGAATCTTCTCTGCTGAACCCGAGATCGAGGTGAGTGGTAAGGAGAAGAGCTTGCATGATAAGGTCGAATCGATCAGAGTGAAGTTCCTCCGCCTCGTCCACCGCTTGGGGCACTCTCCCAAGCACTTTGTGGCCGCGCAAGTTCTTAACCGGCTAACCCTAGCCGATGGCATCCGAACGCAAATGAACCGAGATTCCATTCTAGAAAGTTCTCAAAAGAAGGCCTTGCAGATTGAAGCTGAGGGAAAAGAGGATTTGGACTTCTGTTGCAGCATACTTCTTATTGGAAAGAGTGGAGTGGGCAAGAGCGCCACCATAAATTCCATCTTTGACGGGGATAAGTCCAAGACTGATGCTTTCGAACCAGCCACCAATTCGGTTAAAGTGATTGCCGGGATTGTAGATGGTGTTAAGATTCAGATCATCGACACTCCAGGCCTTAAACCTTCTTTAGTGGACCATTCATGGAACAGGAGGATTCTCTTATCGATCAAGAAGTATGTGAAGAAATGCTCGCCCGATATAGTTCTCTATGTGGACAGATTGGATATTCAAACAAATGATTTCAACGATTTGCCTCTTCTAAAATTGATTAGTACTACTTTGGGTTCGTCGATTTGGTACAATGCGGTTGTTGCTCTAACGCATGCTGCTTCCGCTCCCCCTGAAGGTCCGAGTGGTTCTCCGATGAGTTATGAGGTGTTTGTAGCTCAGAAATCTATTATAGTTCAGCAGGCTATTAAGCTAGCAAGTGGCGATTTCCGATTGGTCAATCCTGCAGTCTTAATCGAGAACCATCCTTTATGCAGGAGGAACACGAAGGGCGAAAGGGTTCTTCCTAATGGTCTAAAATGGAGGCCCGAATTGCTTCTCCTGTGCTACACTTCGAAGATCTTATCTGAAGCCGATTCCCTACCAAAGCTCCCTGAGAAGCTATttaatttccaccaccattcgCTTCCGCTCCCTTTCCTGCTCTCTTCTCTCATGAAGCCGAGAGTGCACCCAAAGCTCCTAACTGATGGTACCGGTGAGATTGGGGACTTGGACACCGATCTCGGTGACTCGTCAGAAGTTGACCAAGAgcaagaagaagaggatgagtATGATAAGCTTCCACCTTTCTGGCCGCTGAGTAAAGCTGAAATTGCGAAACTCACCAAGAAGCAAAGAAAAGCTTATTTCGACGAGTACGATTACCGCGTTAAGCTTCTTGAGAAGAAACAGCGGAAGATGCTAAGAAGATTGGCTGAAATGAAGAAGAGGGGGAAAAGCAATGACACCGATTTGCCTGGAGAGTTTTATCAAGATAATGCTCCTCCAGCCACTGTACCCGACCTGCTTGAAGAGGAACTACCTCTTTCGTTCGATGGCGATAATCCCACTTATAGGTACCGATTTTTAGACCCAACTTTGGGAGTTATGGCCCGGCCCAAACGCGGAATTGGATGGGATCACGATTGTGGGTATGAAGGGGTGATCGTAGAAGATAGCCTTGCTCTCATTGATCGGTTCCCTGCTGCAATATCAGTGGACCTTACGAAGGATAAGAAGGAATTTATTATCCATTTGGTTTCCTCCATCTCGGCTAAGCATGGCACAAATGGTTCAACTCTTGCCGGTTTCGATATCCAAACTTTTGGTCAGCAGCTCACTTATGCATTGCGAGGGGAGACCAAATTCaagaacttaaaaaaaaacacgacTGCTGGGGGAATTTCAGTAACATTTTTGGGAGAGAATGTGGCGACTGGGGTTAAGCTAGAGGACCAACTTTCTATCGGAAAGAGGGTGTCTTTGGATTTAAGTGCGGGTGCCGTCCGAGCCCTAAGCGAAACTGCTTACGCGGCCAACCTGGAAGTGCTGTTGAGAGAAAAGGATAATCCGATTGGGCAAGCCCTCTCGGCCGTTGGGTTGTCGTTGATGTCGTGGCGCGGTGACTCCGCTTTTGGTGCGAATTTGCAGTCTCAGTTTGATGTGGGAAGGAGATCGAAGATGGCGGTTCAAGTTGGACTTAATAATAAGCTCAGCGGCCACATCACTCTTAGAACGACAACCTCGGAGCTCTCCCAAATCGCACTAGTTGGTATTCTCCCGATTGTTATATCTCTACTCAGGTGCTTACGATTCAGTACAACTTCCTAA